One Staphylococcus simiae genomic region harbors:
- the menH gene encoding 2-succinyl-6-hydroxy-2,4-cyclohexadiene-1-carboxylate synthase: MLNHNFYKSPHHTSQLIVLLHGFISDSRTFDNHIQHLLMQSHVLTIDLPGHGQDTSSYNEVWHFDFITKALDEVLSNYHDYQIYLCGYSMGGRVALYYAANRETLLSGLILESTTAGIEDEVMRQERVQVDHARANVLDIAGIEVFVNDWEQLPLFMSQQQLSKELQQQIRQQRLSQNAANLAKALRDYGTGHMPNLWPLLPSIKIPTLILAGEYDEKFVSIAQKMTNLMPKSKCNIISGVGHTIHVEDRAEFDTIILGFLKEEQNDY, from the coding sequence ATGCTAAATCATAATTTTTATAAGTCACCGCATCATACATCACAGCTCATCGTTTTATTGCATGGCTTTATTAGTGATAGTCGTACTTTTGATAATCATATACAACATTTATTAATGCAAAGTCATGTTCTAACAATTGATTTACCTGGACATGGTCAAGATACGTCATCTTATAATGAAGTATGGCACTTCGACTTTATTACTAAAGCATTAGACGAAGTATTGTCGAATTATCATGATTATCAAATTTATTTATGTGGTTATTCAATGGGTGGTCGAGTTGCGCTTTATTATGCTGCAAATAGAGAGACGCTATTATCTGGACTAATATTAGAAAGTACGACAGCTGGGATTGAAGATGAAGTGATGCGACAAGAGCGCGTTCAAGTTGATCATGCACGTGCTAATGTGTTAGACATTGCTGGTATTGAAGTATTTGTTAATGATTGGGAACAATTACCATTATTTATGTCACAACAGCAATTATCAAAAGAACTACAGCAACAGATTAGACAACAACGTTTATCTCAAAATGCTGCTAATTTAGCTAAAGCATTGAGAGATTATGGTACTGGACATATGCCTAATTTATGGCCATTACTTCCGTCAATTAAAATACCAACGTTAATTTTAGCTGGTGAATACGATGAAAAATTTGTGTCGATTGCACAAAAAATGACAAATTTGATGCCAAAGAGTAAATGTAACATTATTTCTGGTGTCGGACATACAATTCACGTGGAAGATAGAGCGGAATTTGATACAATAATATTAGGATTTTTAAAGGAGGAGCAAAATGACTACTAG
- the menB gene encoding 1,4-dihydroxy-2-naphthoyl-CoA synthase: MTTRQWETLREYDEIKYEFFEGIAKVTINRPEVRNAFTPKTVAEMIDAFSRARDDQNVSVIVLTGEGDLAFCSGGDQKKRGHGGYVGEDQIPRLNVLDLQRLIRIIPKPVIAMVKGYAVGGGNVLNVVCDLTIAADNAIFGQTGPKVGSFDAGYGSGYLARIVGHKKAREIWYLCRQYNAQEALDMGLVNTVVPLEQVEDETIQWCREIMKHSPTALRFLKAAMNADTDGLAGLQQMAGDATLLYYTTDEAKEGRDAFKEKRDPDFDQFPKFP; the protein is encoded by the coding sequence ATGACTACTAGACAATGGGAAACATTAAGAGAATATGATGAAATAAAATATGAATTCTTCGAAGGGATTGCGAAAGTTACTATTAATCGCCCAGAAGTAAGAAATGCTTTTACACCTAAGACGGTAGCTGAAATGATAGATGCATTTTCACGTGCTCGTGATGATCAAAATGTATCAGTCATTGTATTAACTGGTGAAGGAGATTTAGCATTCTGTTCTGGTGGAGATCAGAAAAAACGTGGACATGGTGGATATGTAGGCGAAGACCAAATCCCTCGCTTAAATGTATTAGACTTACAACGTTTAATCCGTATTATTCCTAAACCTGTTATAGCAATGGTTAAAGGGTATGCAGTTGGTGGCGGTAACGTTCTTAACGTTGTTTGTGACTTAACAATTGCGGCTGATAATGCTATCTTTGGACAAACTGGTCCAAAAGTAGGATCATTTGATGCTGGTTACGGTTCAGGTTATTTAGCTCGTATCGTTGGACATAAAAAAGCTCGTGAAATTTGGTACTTGTGTCGTCAATATAATGCTCAAGAAGCATTGGATATGGGACTAGTTAATACTGTTGTACCATTAGAACAAGTGGAAGACGAAACTATTCAATGGTGTCGTGAAATTATGAAACATTCTCCAACTGCACTACGTTTCTTAAAAGCTGCAATGAATGCAGATACAGATGGTCTTGCTGGTTTACAACAAATGGCTGGAGATGCAACATTGCTTTATTATACAACTGATGAAGCTAAAGAAGGTCGCGATGCATTTAAAGAAAAACGTGATCCAGATTTTGATCAATTTCCAAAATTCCCATAA
- a CDS encoding MarR family transcriptional regulator, producing MYKQLEKLITLTNNDLNLVNRRFGQRSDITSDQLELLRILYNFDRLSQYDLTMKISREQSIVSRWIKKLVQKGYITSQQSSEDLRCKELILTDKARALITQINNARCELIEARCHCLSSDELQQLNQLLDKLNQRRIML from the coding sequence ATGTACAAACAACTAGAAAAGCTAATTACACTGACAAACAATGATTTGAACTTAGTAAACAGACGATTTGGCCAACGAAGTGATATTACGAGTGATCAACTTGAATTATTACGTATACTTTATAATTTTGATCGACTATCACAATATGATTTAACGATGAAGATTAGTAGAGAACAGTCAATAGTATCACGCTGGATAAAAAAATTAGTACAAAAAGGATATATTACAAGTCAACAATCGAGTGAGGATTTAAGATGTAAAGAGTTGATATTAACCGACAAGGCAAGAGCACTAATAACGCAAATTAATAATGCTAGATGTGAGTTAATTGAAGCAAGATGCCACTGTTTATCTTCCGATGAATTACAGCAATTAAATCAATTACTAGATAAATTAAACCAAAGACGTATTATGTTGTAA
- the menD gene encoding 2-succinyl-5-enolpyruvyl-6-hydroxy-3-cyclohexene-1-carboxylic-acid synthase: MTNHNEALTTQVYTFASELYAYGVREVVISPGSRSTPLAIAFEAHPKITTWIHPDERSAAFFALGLIKGSDKPVAILCTSGTAAANYTPAIAESQISRLPLIVLTSDRPHELRSVGAPQAINQVNMFNNYVNYEFDMPIADNSKECLATIQYQLQIASQYLYGPHKGPIHFNLPFRDPLTPDLTATHLLTSHHKLIPRYQKTIDITDIKEVLARPKGMIIVGDMQHQEIDQLLTYSTIFDLPILADPLSKIRKYQHPNVITTYDLLFRAGLKPHVDFVIRVGKPVISKLTNQWLKASDAFQIIVQNNDKMDVFPNEPNVAYDMSANDFFRSLMNEDSVNRKSWLTYWHDLEHHARVEIQHYIASANDESGFVAQVLDKIPDHHALFVSNSMPIRDIDNLFVNQNIDIYANRGANGIDGVTSTALGMAVHKDITLLIGDLSFYHDMNGLLMSKLNDIHMNIILLNNDGGGIFSYLPQKDSASDYFERLFGTPTGLNFEHAALMYDFNFVRLDNISDFAQLSLSTISSTIYELQTNRQNNYQQHQKLYKKLSEIVHAKS; encoded by the coding sequence GTGACAAATCATAACGAAGCATTAACTACGCAAGTTTATACATTTGCTTCAGAACTATATGCATATGGTGTAAGAGAAGTTGTAATTAGTCCTGGATCTAGGTCAACGCCTCTGGCAATTGCTTTTGAAGCACATCCAAAGATAACGACATGGATACATCCAGATGAACGTAGTGCAGCATTTTTTGCTTTGGGTTTAATTAAAGGTAGTGATAAGCCTGTAGCGATATTATGTACTTCAGGAACAGCAGCAGCTAATTATACGCCAGCAATTGCTGAAAGTCAGATAAGTCGTTTACCATTAATTGTCTTAACGAGTGATCGACCACATGAATTAAGAAGCGTTGGCGCACCGCAAGCGATTAATCAAGTTAATATGTTTAATAATTATGTTAATTATGAGTTTGATATGCCAATTGCTGATAATAGTAAAGAATGTTTGGCTACAATTCAGTATCAATTACAAATTGCTAGTCAATATTTATATGGCCCACATAAGGGACCGATACATTTTAATTTACCGTTTAGAGATCCATTGACACCAGATTTAACAGCAACTCATCTGTTAACATCGCATCATAAATTAATACCACGTTATCAAAAGACGATTGATATTACTGATATTAAAGAAGTATTAGCACGTCCAAAAGGTATGATTATTGTTGGTGATATGCAGCATCAAGAAATTGATCAGTTATTGACATATTCAACTATATTTGATTTGCCAATTTTAGCAGATCCATTAAGTAAAATTCGGAAATATCAACATCCTAATGTCATTACAACATATGATTTACTGTTTCGTGCAGGTTTAAAACCACATGTTGATTTTGTTATTAGAGTAGGGAAACCGGTCATTTCAAAACTGACGAATCAATGGTTAAAAGCTTCTGATGCTTTTCAAATTATTGTTCAAAATAATGATAAAATGGATGTGTTTCCAAATGAACCCAACGTGGCATATGATATGTCCGCCAATGACTTTTTCAGATCATTAATGAATGAAGATAGTGTTAATAGAAAATCATGGTTAACGTATTGGCATGACTTAGAACATCATGCTAGAGTTGAAATTCAACATTATATAGCGTCAGCAAACGATGAAAGTGGATTTGTTGCACAAGTATTAGATAAAATACCTGATCATCATGCACTATTTGTTAGTAATAGTATGCCAATTAGAGATATTGATAATTTGTTTGTAAATCAAAATATAGATATTTATGCAAACCGTGGTGCTAATGGTATTGATGGCGTTACGTCAACAGCATTAGGTATGGCAGTACATAAAGATATTACACTATTAATTGGTGATTTATCATTTTATCATGATATGAACGGCTTATTGATGTCTAAATTGAATGATATTCATATGAACATCATACTGTTAAATAATGATGGTGGCGGTATTTTTTCATATTTACCTCAAAAAGACAGTGCATCTGATTATTTTGAACGTTTATTTGGTACACCAACAGGATTGAATTTCGAACATGCAGCTTTAATGTACGACTTTAATTTCGTCAGATTGGATAATATTAGTGATTTTGCTCAGCTATCATTATCTACTATAAGTTCGACAATTTATGAGCTGCAAACAAATCGTCAAAACAATTATCAGCAACACCAAAAATTATATAAGAAATTGAGTGAGATTGTTCATGCTAAATCATAA
- a CDS encoding aminotransferase class I/II-fold pyridoxal phosphate-dependent enzyme — MELSLNTNSKFLRAPSIRQFSNRMKDIDDCINLTIGQPDFPMPDVVKNAYIKAIENNDTTYSHNKGLLETRQAVSNYFDNKYHFCYDPEEIIITNGASEAIDTALRCIIEPGDDILIPGPIYAGYIPLIEVLGGNPIYIDTSTSHFKITPEALENHITNNTKAILLNYPTNPTGAILKQHEVSAIVDVLKQHDIFIISDEIYAENTFTDTHTSFAQYDAIRDQLLLIGGLSKSHSATGIRIGFLLGPQYLIDKLTFMHAYNCICANVPAQKACIAALNEGLDAPTYMNQAYIERRDYLVEQLTQLGFEIPAQPEGAFYIFPSIKHLTDNDFEFCVSLLEQAHVAIVPGSAFTSAGKSYVRISYAYDMSVLQEGIKRLRNFLQTYSAE, encoded by the coding sequence ATGGAACTTTCATTAAATACAAATTCTAAATTTTTAAGGGCTCCTAGTATTAGACAATTTTCAAATCGTATGAAAGATATTGATGATTGTATTAACTTAACGATTGGTCAACCTGATTTTCCAATGCCTGATGTAGTTAAAAATGCCTATATTAAAGCAATAGAGAATAATGACACGACTTATTCTCATAATAAAGGATTACTTGAGACTCGACAGGCAGTTAGCAACTATTTTGATAATAAATATCATTTTTGCTATGATCCAGAAGAAATCATTATAACTAATGGTGCTAGTGAAGCCATCGATACTGCATTACGTTGTATTATTGAACCTGGAGATGACATACTTATTCCTGGCCCGATTTATGCTGGTTATATACCGTTAATTGAAGTTCTAGGCGGTAATCCGATTTATATAGATACATCAACGAGTCATTTTAAAATTACGCCTGAAGCTCTTGAAAATCATATTACGAACAACACAAAAGCAATCTTGCTTAATTATCCTACTAACCCAACAGGTGCAATATTAAAACAGCATGAAGTATCAGCCATTGTTGATGTCTTAAAACAACATGATATCTTTATTATTAGTGATGAGATTTATGCTGAAAATACTTTCACTGATACTCATACGTCATTTGCACAATATGATGCAATCCGTGATCAATTGTTATTAATTGGTGGTTTAAGTAAATCACATTCAGCTACAGGTATCCGAATTGGATTCTTGCTTGGGCCACAATATTTAATTGATAAGTTAACTTTTATGCATGCCTATAATTGCATTTGTGCTAATGTGCCTGCCCAAAAAGCCTGTATTGCAGCACTCAACGAAGGCTTAGATGCTCCGACCTATATGAATCAAGCTTATATAGAACGTCGAGATTATTTAGTTGAACAGTTAACACAACTTGGTTTTGAAATTCCAGCACAGCCTGAAGGTGCTTTTTATATTTTCCCAAGTATTAAGCATTTAACTGATAATGATTTTGAATTTTGTGTATCTCTACTTGAACAAGCACATGTTGCAATCGTTCCTGGTTCAGCTTTCACTAGCGCAGGAAAAAGCTATGTTAGAATTTCTTATGCCTATGATATGTCAGTATTACAAGAAGGTATTAAACGTCTTAGAAATTTCCTACAAACATATAGTGCTGAATAA
- a CDS encoding acyltransferase family protein, producing MTTLKDRDYFFDNARAILIFLVVFGHMLQPYTSGDKYLSALYLVIYSFHMPTFLFISGYFAKNIDQPFYLEKIAKRLLIPYMIFFMFFSIYYFLTGKSDDLQLDPFNPVFALWFLMTLFFFHVILIIVRRFNPTKVLIVSIIFSVIAGFSVNIDSYLSISRTIVFFPIFYIGYLFTKDRTMIFRQKKWIPASIMIFLAYYIIYIIHPINADWLLGASPYTSLEHEGSNILSPFKRLLLYMVILIAMGAFLNLVPKDKQLYTYIGQRTMYIYLLHGLVIGIVRGLGWYPFKGTHSIMIYIFLVVISTFIVLILSSNIVCKWTNPIINLKKPSQFKS from the coding sequence ATGACTACATTAAAAGATAGAGATTACTTCTTTGATAACGCGCGCGCAATACTTATCTTTTTAGTTGTATTTGGACATATGTTACAACCTTATACTAGTGGAGACAAATATTTATCTGCTCTCTATTTAGTCATTTATAGTTTTCATATGCCAACATTTTTATTTATATCAGGTTATTTTGCTAAAAATATAGATCAGCCATTCTATCTAGAAAAAATTGCTAAAAGATTATTAATACCTTATATGATTTTCTTTATGTTTTTCTCTATCTATTATTTTTTGACTGGTAAAAGCGATGACTTACAATTAGATCCATTTAATCCAGTATTTGCACTGTGGTTTTTAATGACACTCTTTTTCTTTCACGTTATTTTAATAATAGTACGCAGGTTTAATCCTACTAAAGTATTAATTGTGTCAATTATTTTTTCAGTGATAGCTGGTTTTTCAGTAAATATTGATAGTTATTTGAGTATTTCAAGAACAATTGTCTTTTTCCCAATCTTTTATATCGGATACCTATTCACCAAAGATCGAACAATGATATTTAGACAAAAGAAATGGATACCAGCATCAATTATGATTTTCTTAGCCTACTATATCATTTACATTATTCATCCGATTAATGCTGATTGGTTGTTGGGTGCTTCTCCATATACTTCCTTAGAACATGAAGGATCAAATATATTGAGTCCATTCAAACGTTTATTATTGTATATGGTGATATTAATTGCGATGGGTGCTTTTTTAAATTTAGTACCAAAAGACAAACAACTGTATACATATATTGGTCAAAGAACGATGTATATATACTTGTTACATGGTTTAGTCATTGGCATAGTTAGAGGACTAGGTTGGTATCCTTTCAAAGGAACGCATTCAATAATGATTTATATTTTTTTAGTTGTCATTTCAACCTTTATTGTACTTATATTGTCATCTAATATTGTTTGTAAATGGACGAATCCTATAATAAATTTAAAAAAACCTTCACAATTTAAAAGTTAA
- a CDS encoding isochorismate synthase: MTMGIDKDYIINEIYECSKEWVSVEVKLTQQLDPITLFQLTDKHRGDRFYMRLNDNQTSYFGYSAIKIFKNNFKNKQSIFREWEKVKEDVALIHSNETKHHLRIVGGFQFSSHKSDDEWREFGLNHFVLPQVLISIDHNDCYLTYTVRRNDFDIEHFSELVNHFNGLEKMSLDKTIGNITRLEDIYKDDWRQLVSEAIDAMNKDEKIVLARRRLIKYDRDISIPYILNQALSKEKNSYIFLLESDDSIFFSQTPEQLLKINDQVLSTKAVAGTIKRTHDEEEDQQHIAAFLKDNKNLNEHQFVVDSILHDIEPYVTDITYDKSPKILKNDHLYHLFTEIKAPLKQASYSGLIDNLHPTPALGGYPKEQALDFIEQKEFGTRGLYGAPVGFIDVYNDCEFIVAIRSMLIKQNQATLFAGCGIVKDSNADSEVEETNLKFSPMMKALGVDMSDKS; the protein is encoded by the coding sequence ATGACTATGGGCATAGATAAGGACTATATTATAAATGAAATATATGAATGCTCTAAAGAATGGGTTTCTGTTGAAGTTAAATTAACACAACAATTAGATCCGATTACATTATTTCAACTCACTGATAAGCACAGAGGAGATCGTTTTTATATGCGTTTGAATGATAATCAAACGTCATATTTTGGTTATTCAGCAATTAAAATTTTTAAAAATAATTTTAAAAATAAGCAGTCTATCTTTAGAGAATGGGAAAAAGTAAAAGAAGACGTTGCTTTAATACATTCAAATGAAACGAAACATCATTTAAGAATAGTAGGAGGATTCCAATTTTCGAGTCATAAGTCTGATGATGAATGGCGTGAATTTGGTTTGAATCATTTTGTATTACCACAAGTACTTATTTCGATAGATCACAATGATTGCTATTTAACTTATACAGTAAGACGCAATGACTTTGATATTGAGCACTTTAGTGAATTAGTGAATCATTTCAATGGACTTGAAAAGATGTCACTTGATAAAACGATTGGTAATATTACGCGATTAGAAGATATCTATAAAGATGATTGGCGTCAGTTAGTAAGTGAAGCTATTGACGCAATGAATAAAGATGAAAAAATTGTTTTGGCAAGAAGACGTTTGATTAAATATGATCGAGATATCAGTATTCCATATATACTTAATCAAGCTTTATCAAAGGAAAAAAACAGTTATATCTTTTTATTAGAGTCTGATGATTCTATATTCTTCTCGCAAACACCAGAACAGTTGCTAAAGATTAATGATCAAGTATTATCTACAAAAGCAGTTGCTGGGACAATTAAAAGGACACATGATGAGGAAGAAGACCAACAACATATTGCAGCATTCTTAAAAGATAATAAAAATTTAAATGAACATCAATTTGTTGTAGATAGCATTTTACATGATATCGAGCCGTATGTCACAGATATCACCTATGATAAATCACCTAAAATTTTGAAAAATGATCATTTATATCATTTGTTTACGGAAATAAAAGCACCTTTAAAACAAGCGTCTTATAGTGGACTAATTGACAATTTACATCCAACCCCTGCATTAGGTGGATATCCTAAAGAACAAGCTTTGGATTTTATTGAACAAAAAGAGTTTGGTACGAGAGGTCTTTATGGTGCACCAGTTGGCTTTATAGACGTGTATAATGATTGTGAATTTATTGTGGCAATACGTTCTATGTTAATTAAGCAAAATCAGGCTACGTTATTTGCTGGCTGCGGTATTGTTAAAGATTCTAATGCTGATAGTGAAGTAGAAGAAACGAATTTGAAGTTTTCACCAATGATGAAAGCTTTAGGAGTTGATATGAGTGACAAATCATAA